Proteins from a single region of Segatella copri:
- a CDS encoding SusC/RagA family TonB-linked outer membrane protein, translating to MKLYFKQTTILMGMCSTLGMYAPEVQASNGEANSLIATSVQQTKKVTGNISDSMGPLIGATIKEKGTGNGVVTDLDGNFSINVKPGATLVISYVGYNTKEVVVGNQTNIKISMEEEGHSLNDVVVIGYGTQRKEAVTGSVANVTGSLVREVPGADITNALQGRIAGVQMAQTSSKPGASMQIRIRGTRSLTASNDPLIVLDGIPFAGSISDIDPNNIKSMDILKDASATAIYGSRGANGVIIITTYKGYQEQRPTVTYNGYIGAKTLFHRYPMMNAEQFTKLRQYANKFQNGPDEKYWGEDGAVDMDWQDELFKTGITTNHDIGVSGGSSKGSYNFGLSYYRDEAVIPTQNFNRYAMHAAIDQEIGKYVKIGFSTNSNYSITNNSDLGLYNTLSATPIANPYNEDGSLKTRIRMSSDDQWVYTKNTIESLGDSHKDQTKAYGTYNNFYGEVKIPHVDGLKYRINLGLNYRSSEYGNYVGQGVFSDKDNADSHATSRYQRTTNWAIENMLTYDKTWGKHTINAVVLYSAEQTNYRQTYMYGLDIPNDKFQFYNIGYAKTVTVDPANQAYYKSGLESVMGRVMYNYDNKYMASVAFRSDGSSRLAKGHQWHTYPAVSLGWNISRENFMKDITWLESLKLRVGYGETSNQSVNPYSTLGALSTRAYNFGSDPNGYAVGMYVSSLPNSELGWEYSKTWNYGIDFSLFGGRLSGTAEYYVQNTEDLLMSVNLPSTSGVRSYMANVGKTRNKGFELSLNGTIIDNKNGWTWDAGVNFYTNKNELVELASGATRDESNWWFVGKPINVIYDYEKIGIWQTDEEDIRKVAEPGGNAGMIKIKYNGDYNADGTPTRPYGEADRQIMKVDPDWEGGFNTRVAYKNWDLSVVASYRHGGTLISTIYGSQGYLNMLTGRRNNIDVNYWTEDNPTNDYPKPGGIESSNNPKYGNSLGYFSGSYLKIRTITLGYNFNQPWLKKCGISKARVYATVQNPFVLFSPYHDESGMDPETNSYGNENQAVTSFYKSNLLVVGFNTPSTRNWLLGLNITF from the coding sequence ATGAAGTTATATTTTAAACAAACAACAATCTTAATGGGTATGTGTTCCACACTTGGAATGTATGCTCCAGAAGTACAAGCTAGCAACGGAGAAGCAAATTCTCTGATAGCAACTTCAGTACAACAAACAAAAAAGGTTACAGGTAATATCAGCGATTCTATGGGCCCGCTGATTGGTGCAACAATCAAGGAGAAAGGAACAGGTAACGGTGTAGTAACCGACCTTGATGGTAATTTCTCTATTAATGTAAAGCCTGGCGCTACGCTCGTGATTTCTTATGTTGGTTACAACACCAAAGAAGTCGTAGTCGGCAATCAGACAAACATTAAGATTTCAATGGAGGAAGAAGGTCATAGCCTCAACGACGTTGTCGTTATCGGTTATGGTACCCAGCGTAAGGAAGCCGTTACAGGTTCTGTAGCTAACGTTACTGGTTCGTTGGTACGTGAGGTTCCTGGTGCCGACATCACCAACGCCCTCCAGGGCCGTATCGCAGGTGTACAGATGGCACAGACTTCATCAAAGCCAGGTGCGTCCATGCAGATTCGTATCCGTGGTACACGTTCCCTGACAGCCAGCAATGACCCATTGATCGTACTCGACGGTATTCCATTCGCAGGTAGCATCAGCGACATCGATCCTAACAACATCAAGAGCATGGACATCTTGAAAGATGCCTCTGCTACCGCTATCTATGGTTCTCGTGGTGCCAATGGTGTCATCATCATCACTACTTATAAAGGTTATCAGGAGCAGCGCCCTACTGTAACTTATAATGGTTACATCGGTGCCAAGACTCTCTTCCACCGTTATCCGATGATGAACGCAGAACAGTTCACCAAACTCCGTCAGTATGCCAACAAGTTCCAGAATGGTCCTGATGAGAAGTATTGGGGCGAAGATGGTGCTGTGGATATGGATTGGCAGGACGAATTGTTCAAGACTGGTATCACCACTAACCATGACATCGGTGTATCTGGCGGCTCTTCCAAGGGAAGCTACAACTTCGGACTCTCATACTATCGTGATGAAGCTGTTATCCCAACACAGAACTTCAACCGTTATGCTATGCATGCAGCCATCGATCAGGAGATAGGTAAATACGTGAAGATTGGTTTCAGCACCAACAGCAACTACAGTATCACCAATAATAGCGACCTCGGTCTCTACAACACATTGAGTGCAACTCCAATCGCCAACCCATATAATGAGGATGGCTCATTGAAGACACGTATTCGCATGTCTAGTGATGATCAGTGGGTTTATACCAAGAATACCATCGAAAGTCTTGGTGATAGCCACAAGGACCAGACCAAGGCATACGGTACCTATAACAACTTCTATGGCGAAGTGAAGATTCCTCACGTAGACGGATTGAAATATCGCATCAATCTCGGTTTGAACTATCGTTCCAGCGAATATGGAAACTATGTAGGTCAGGGTGTATTCTCTGACAAGGATAATGCAGACTCTCATGCCACTTCCCGCTATCAGCGCACAACCAACTGGGCTATCGAGAACATGCTGACATACGACAAGACATGGGGCAAACATACAATCAATGCGGTAGTACTTTACTCTGCTGAGCAGACCAACTATCGCCAGACCTATATGTATGGACTCGATATTCCGAACGACAAGTTCCAGTTCTATAACATCGGTTATGCAAAAACGGTAACAGTAGATCCTGCAAATCAGGCATATTACAAGAGTGGTCTTGAGTCTGTCATGGGACGTGTGATGTACAACTACGACAACAAGTATATGGCAAGCGTAGCCTTCCGTTCAGATGGTTCTTCCCGTCTGGCAAAGGGACACCAGTGGCATACTTATCCTGCCGTATCTCTCGGTTGGAATATCTCTCGTGAAAACTTCATGAAGGATATTACTTGGCTGGAAAGCTTAAAACTCCGTGTGGGTTATGGTGAGACATCTAACCAGTCAGTAAACCCATATTCAACCCTCGGTGCATTGAGCACACGTGCCTACAACTTCGGTAGCGACCCTAATGGTTATGCGGTAGGTATGTACGTTTCTTCTCTTCCTAACTCAGAACTTGGCTGGGAATATTCCAAGACTTGGAATTATGGTATCGACTTCTCTCTCTTCGGTGGTCGTTTGAGCGGTACTGCAGAGTACTATGTTCAGAATACAGAAGACTTGCTGATGAGCGTTAACTTGCCATCAACATCCGGCGTAAGAAGCTATATGGCAAACGTAGGAAAGACCCGCAACAAGGGTTTCGAGCTTTCTCTGAACGGAACCATCATCGACAATAAGAATGGATGGACATGGGATGCAGGTGTAAACTTCTATACCAATAAGAATGAATTGGTAGAATTGGCATCAGGAGCAACACGTGACGAAAGCAACTGGTGGTTCGTTGGTAAACCTATCAACGTCATCTACGACTATGAGAAGATTGGTATCTGGCAGACCGACGAGGAAGACATCCGCAAGGTTGCTGAACCAGGTGGTAACGCTGGTATGATCAAGATTAAGTACAATGGTGACTATAACGCAGATGGCACTCCTACCCGTCCATACGGTGAGGCTGACCGTCAGATTATGAAGGTAGACCCAGACTGGGAAGGTGGTTTCAATACCCGTGTAGCTTACAAGAACTGGGATCTCTCAGTAGTAGCTTCATACCGTCATGGTGGTACATTGATTAGCACCATCTATGGTTCACAGGGTTATCTGAATATGCTGACCGGTCGTCGTAACAACATTGATGTAAACTATTGGACAGAGGACAATCCTACAAATGATTATCCAAAGCCAGGTGGTATCGAAAGCAGTAACAACCCTAAGTATGGTAATTCACTGGGTTACTTCAGTGGTTCTTATCTCAAGATTCGTACCATCACATTGGGTTACAACTTCAATCAGCCATGGCTCAAGAAGTGTGGTATCAGCAAGGCTCGCGTTTATGCAACCGTACAGAATCCATTCGTACTCTTCTCTCCATACCATGATGAATCAGGCATGGACCCAGAGACCAACTCATACGGTAACGAGAATCAGGCAGTAACCTCATTCTACAAGTCAAACTTGCTCGTAGTAGGTTTCAACACACCTTCTACCCGCAACTGGTTGCTCGGATTAAACATAACCTTCTAA
- a CDS encoding RagB/SusD family nutrient uptake outer membrane protein yields MKIRSYILVAGLLASGLAFTGCSSVLEETDRQGYTPEYFKTEKGVEAGITSLYANLRYYWGNGYWLIATEEGTDEYTYGHGGNGNDYPIDMTEQILNPSNCRADVLWNVAFSDINTASGVIENGSAAGITESLLSEARFFRAFDYFELVQTFGGVPLDLGAGELKFNINATRTSTRNTVPEVYTKAVFPDLKIAIEQLPDAGRVTGGVTKTAARLVLAKAYLTYGWWLQNPNNIPTYPTCDRTDPDGHDAAWYFQQAYNIAVEAINNPAGFGLQKSFYMVNVGTNDRNNEILLYADHNESNNYYDGGTNFDWAGGNAPGNFARWMCRWDYTFLETSKNATTWDAFRSVQREAVQGKDRPWKQMATPIEVMTKTFAEKKMDSRFDGTFAYQFRSNWDKSGAISGTAYNANNLPVNAQDSILTFIDDSEASGIVYPQEGVKNAAGDGTKGAGYSNVGAGVLPGRADWVIAASGISRYAWLNNWKNGIYRSDNGNTLGKPNGDSPRPYPVLKFSELYFIAAEAAVKGATTTGNWTARNLINEIRGRAGVWTYDNNRQREKVADYSQQMKDATPQNITIEYILAERSREFFGEGYRWWDLVRTQTWKQIAGTYTICGLTAGDHTPKTWERVLITPEKYLRPIPQGQIDALQMSAEEKAAYQNPSYTE; encoded by the coding sequence ATGAAAATTCGCAGTTATATATTAGTAGCAGGACTTCTTGCATCAGGCCTTGCATTTACAGGTTGCTCTAGTGTGCTCGAAGAAACCGACCGTCAGGGATATACCCCTGAATATTTTAAGACAGAAAAGGGTGTAGAGGCAGGCATTACATCACTCTATGCCAACCTCCGCTATTATTGGGGCAATGGTTATTGGCTCATAGCTACAGAGGAAGGCACCGATGAGTATACCTACGGACATGGTGGTAACGGAAACGATTACCCTATCGATATGACAGAGCAGATTCTGAATCCAAGCAACTGTCGAGCAGATGTTTTGTGGAACGTAGCCTTCTCTGATATCAATACCGCAAGTGGTGTGATAGAGAATGGTTCTGCTGCAGGCATTACTGAAAGTCTTTTGTCAGAAGCTCGCTTCTTCCGTGCATTCGACTACTTCGAGTTGGTTCAGACCTTCGGCGGTGTTCCATTGGATTTAGGTGCCGGTGAGTTGAAGTTCAACATCAATGCTACCCGTACTTCTACCCGTAACACAGTACCAGAAGTTTATACCAAGGCGGTATTCCCTGACTTGAAGATTGCCATCGAACAGCTTCCTGACGCAGGTCGTGTCACAGGTGGTGTCACCAAGACCGCAGCTCGTCTGGTATTAGCTAAGGCTTATCTGACATACGGATGGTGGTTGCAGAATCCAAACAACATCCCAACCTATCCTACTTGTGACCGCACAGACCCAGATGGACATGATGCAGCATGGTACTTCCAGCAGGCATACAATATCGCAGTAGAAGCCATCAACAATCCTGCAGGATTTGGTTTGCAGAAGTCATTCTATATGGTTAACGTGGGTACAAACGACCGCAACAACGAGATTTTGCTTTATGCAGACCACAACGAGTCTAACAACTACTATGATGGTGGTACCAACTTCGACTGGGCAGGTGGTAATGCGCCTGGTAACTTCGCCCGTTGGATGTGCCGTTGGGACTATACCTTCCTGGAGACATCCAAGAATGCCACAACATGGGATGCATTCCGTTCTGTACAGCGTGAAGCTGTTCAGGGAAAGGACCGTCCTTGGAAGCAGATGGCTACTCCTATCGAGGTAATGACCAAGACCTTCGCTGAGAAGAAGATGGACTCTCGTTTCGACGGAACATTTGCTTATCAGTTCCGCAGCAACTGGGATAAGTCTGGTGCTATTTCAGGCACAGCATATAATGCCAACAACCTGCCTGTAAATGCACAGGATTCTATCCTTACCTTCATCGACGACAGTGAAGCTTCAGGCATCGTTTATCCACAGGAAGGTGTAAAGAATGCAGCTGGTGATGGTACAAAGGGAGCTGGTTACAGCAATGTAGGCGCAGGTGTGCTCCCTGGTCGTGCCGACTGGGTGATTGCTGCAAGTGGTATCAGCCGCTATGCATGGTTGAACAACTGGAAGAATGGTATCTACCGTTCAGACAATGGCAACACATTGGGTAAGCCTAATGGTGACAGCCCACGTCCATACCCTGTATTGAAGTTCTCTGAACTCTACTTCATCGCTGCCGAGGCTGCAGTAAAGGGTGCAACGACAACTGGCAACTGGACCGCTCGCAACCTAATCAATGAAATTCGTGGTCGTGCAGGTGTCTGGACATACGACAACAACCGTCAGCGCGAGAAGGTGGCAGACTACAGTCAGCAGATGAAGGATGCTACACCTCAGAATATTACCATCGAGTATATTCTGGCAGAGCGTTCACGCGAGTTCTTCGGTGAAGGTTACCGTTGGTGGGATCTCGTCCGCACCCAGACATGGAAGCAGATTGCAGGAACCTATACCATCTGCGGTCTTACAGCAGGCGATCATACTCCTAAGACTTGGGAACGTGTGCTCATCACTCCAGAGAAGTATCTCCGTCCTATTCCACAGGGACAGATTGATGCGCTCCAAATGTCAGCAGAGGAAAAGGCTGCTTATCAGAATCCAAGCTATACAGAATAA
- a CDS encoding AAA family ATPase gives MKENIIGREQEIGKLENYISSRKSEFIAIYGRRRVGKTFLVKELFENRFTFRITGKDNVTTKEQLASFSFALNDQLGIETDASNWPEAFRLLQKALEKMPEGTKIIFFDELPWFDTYASHFISALEHFWNDWASYRSDIKLIACGSATTWMLNQVINSRGGLHNRITHNILLSPFKLHEVEEYFKAQGFYYERPEIIECYMAMGGVAYYLSLFENNKSVAQNIQQLCFTRGGELTEEFDRLFSSLFKKADNHLAIVTALKSKGKGMTRQDLLDATGLANNGRFSQILKELEQCDFIRSYTPFGKSKKDMMYQLIDPFCLFYFKFMHNKGAFLDNYWVKMQTTAEYESWCGHAFEIVCLHHINEIIRALGIDGCINTPCSWSYRPTAKVMADEEADEDLKRGTQIDLLIDRSDKSISICEMKYCNGEYEISKAYDAHLAHRLKVFKKVTKTTKTLIPTFITPHGLYNNMYARKINRQVTGDDLF, from the coding sequence ATGAAGGAGAATATTATAGGCAGAGAACAAGAGATTGGAAAGCTTGAAAACTATATTTCAAGCCGCAAATCAGAATTTATAGCCATCTATGGCAGACGCCGTGTAGGCAAGACTTTTCTTGTAAAAGAACTGTTCGAAAACAGATTTACATTCCGCATTACAGGCAAAGACAATGTTACAACCAAGGAGCAACTTGCGAGTTTCAGCTTCGCACTCAACGACCAGCTAGGCATAGAAACTGATGCTTCTAATTGGCCGGAAGCATTCCGGCTTCTGCAGAAAGCATTGGAAAAAATGCCAGAAGGAACAAAAATCATCTTCTTCGATGAACTTCCCTGGTTCGACACGTATGCCTCCCACTTCATCAGTGCACTGGAACATTTCTGGAACGACTGGGCATCATACCGCAGCGACATCAAACTGATAGCCTGTGGAAGTGCTACCACCTGGATGCTCAACCAGGTTATCAATTCACGGGGAGGGCTCCATAATCGCATTACTCACAACATTCTGCTCTCTCCCTTCAAGCTGCATGAAGTAGAAGAGTATTTCAAAGCACAGGGTTTTTATTATGAGCGCCCGGAAATCATTGAGTGCTATATGGCAATGGGCGGTGTAGCTTATTACCTTTCTCTTTTCGAAAACAACAAAAGTGTGGCACAGAATATCCAGCAGCTTTGCTTCACCCGTGGCGGCGAACTCACCGAAGAGTTTGACCGTCTGTTCAGTTCGCTCTTCAAGAAAGCCGACAACCATCTTGCCATAGTTACAGCCCTGAAAAGCAAAGGCAAAGGAATGACCCGACAAGACCTGCTGGACGCCACGGGACTGGCAAACAACGGAAGGTTCAGCCAGATACTCAAAGAACTTGAGCAATGTGATTTCATCCGCAGTTATACTCCTTTCGGCAAGTCGAAGAAAGATATGATGTATCAGCTCATAGATCCTTTCTGCCTGTTTTATTTCAAATTCATGCATAATAAGGGGGCATTCCTCGACAACTATTGGGTCAAGATGCAAACCACTGCAGAGTATGAATCATGGTGCGGTCATGCCTTTGAAATCGTATGCCTTCACCACATCAACGAAATTATCAGAGCTTTGGGCATAGATGGCTGCATCAATACCCCTTGTTCATGGTCTTACCGACCTACTGCCAAAGTTATGGCAGACGAGGAGGCAGACGAAGACCTGAAACGTGGAACACAGATTGACCTGCTGATAGACCGCTCAGATAAATCCATCTCTATCTGCGAGATGAAATATTGCAATGGGGAATATGAAATCAGCAAGGCATACGATGCCCATCTGGCACACCGCCTGAAGGTTTTCAAGAAAGTGACGAAGACCACCAAGACGCTCATACCAACTTTTATCACCCCTCATGGACTGTATAATAATATGTATGCAAGAAAGATCAACAGACAGGTAACAGGAGACGACTTGTTTTGA
- a CDS encoding ATP-binding protein, with translation MERLLISQLLKWKDSHGRKPLILEGARQVGKTWLLKEFGRKYFKDVCYINFEQSDVLEEIFAGDLSPQRIIEQLSIYNGKMIIPEETLIIFDEVQEMPRALTSLKYFCEEAPEYAICCAGSLLGIALHEGTSFPVGKTDFLHLYPMSFKEFLLANGENMLVDYIDKGNRNLGAFEARLTDYLKKYMIIGGMPAVVTEWLGSKDYNKVNRIQQELIAAYQKDFSKHAPKYMVEKIRYVWNSIPSQLAKENKKFVYGLVREGARAREYEDAIMWLSDAGEIIRTNNVSKPDIPISAYADLKSFKVFLLDVGLLRAMSKISPKVILEGSRIFEEFKGALTEQYVCQELQNFTETLETNYYWSSSATAEVDFLISDGLDVYPLEAKAGVTMNAKSLKLYREKYSPKWSVRTSLLPYERNNSSKTINIPLYMLFVLDKELKAES, from the coding sequence ATGGAAAGACTACTTATATCCCAATTGTTAAAATGGAAAGACAGTCACGGAAGGAAGCCACTCATACTGGAAGGTGCAAGACAAGTTGGCAAGACTTGGCTACTGAAAGAATTTGGGCGCAAGTACTTCAAAGACGTATGTTACATCAACTTCGAACAGAGTGATGTACTCGAAGAGATATTTGCTGGCGACTTATCACCACAACGCATTATAGAACAGCTCTCTATATATAATGGTAAAATGATAATACCCGAGGAAACTCTTATTATCTTCGATGAAGTACAAGAAATGCCGAGAGCACTCACCTCTTTGAAGTATTTCTGCGAAGAGGCACCAGAGTATGCCATCTGCTGCGCAGGCTCATTGCTAGGCATAGCCCTGCACGAAGGCACATCCTTCCCTGTAGGAAAGACAGATTTCCTACATCTATATCCCATGTCCTTTAAAGAGTTTCTGCTAGCAAACGGAGAGAACATGCTGGTAGACTATATCGATAAAGGAAACAGAAACCTGGGAGCATTCGAGGCTCGCCTTACAGATTATCTGAAAAAATACATGATAATAGGAGGTATGCCTGCTGTTGTAACAGAGTGGCTGGGCAGCAAAGACTACAACAAGGTAAACCGCATCCAGCAGGAACTGATAGCAGCCTACCAGAAAGACTTCTCCAAACATGCTCCAAAGTATATGGTCGAGAAAATCCGTTATGTATGGAACAGCATCCCTTCGCAACTGGCGAAGGAAAACAAGAAGTTTGTCTATGGACTGGTGAGAGAGGGAGCCAGAGCACGGGAATATGAGGATGCCATCATGTGGCTTTCTGATGCAGGTGAAATCATCAGAACCAACAATGTCAGCAAGCCCGACATCCCGATTTCAGCCTATGCTGATCTCAAATCGTTTAAGGTATTCTTACTGGATGTAGGTCTGTTGAGGGCAATGAGCAAAATATCGCCGAAAGTAATATTAGAAGGAAGCAGAATCTTTGAAGAGTTTAAGGGAGCGTTGACAGAACAGTATGTCTGTCAGGAACTTCAGAACTTTACAGAAACTCTGGAAACCAATTATTATTGGTCTTCTTCAGCCACTGCAGAGGTTGACTTCCTTATTTCCGACGGTTTGGATGTATATCCACTGGAAGCAAAGGCAGGAGTAACCATGAATGCCAAGAGTTTGAAACTGTATCGGGAAAAATATTCACCCAAATGGTCGGTTCGCACCAGTCTCTTGCCATACGAGAGAAACAACAGTTCAAAAACCATCAACATCCCCCTCTATATGCTCTTTGTGCTAGACAAAGAATTAAAGGCAGAAAGTTAG
- a CDS encoding SusC/RagA family TonB-linked outer membrane protein, which produces MEKRLMTFIACLFLSLGMALAQTQVSGKVTSAEDGEPVIGASIKVVGTKTGAVTDIEGNFSLTAPEGAKLEISYIGMNSQTVKAGSNMKIVMNPDNKALDEVIVVAYGTAKKSAFTGSAAVMKTEDIAKVADSNPVQALTGKVSGVQINTQTGQPGVENFKIRIRGISSINAGSTPLVIVDGSPWDGDMNDINPNDIASMTVLKDAASAALYGARGANGVVIITTKTGKEGSSSITVDAKWGSNSRATQDYKYVKSPAKYYETWYKGLYNYAKAQGMGNESAVAWANENLCSDSDYGLGYNVYTVPDGQYLIGSNGRINPNATLGRVYNYKGQDFMITPDDWTDATYQNSLRQEYAITATGSTDKSSFYGSANYLSNDGITKASNYKRFTGRLKADFQLRPWLKMGGNFSYSHANTNYLSTDDDGAAGSSGNVFALTTVAPIYPLYVRDGKGNILYNSEAKLNVYDYGDGEVNGMIRPYISQANPLSSNQLDTHNQESNTFNAVGFAEIRFLNDFKFTSTNSVMDSEARSTLTTNPYYGQYAASNGQVTKAHTRRWSYNYQQLLDWHHAFDKHDVDIMLGHEYYRTRYQSLDAYKTNMYSFDIPELSAAVNAGSADSYSDDYNTEGWFGRVQYNYAEKYFGSVSYRRDASSRFAPENRWGNFWSFGAAWLISKEKFFNVSWIDELKLKASYGEQGNDNIQDPIYGWDRYLYQNTYDVVNSNGQPSLVPKTMGNRDITWEKGGNFNAGIDFSLFRSRLTGSIEYFYRKTTDMLFYFPLPTSFGYGGYYANIGDMRNSGFEFTFDGAIIKTKDLTWGINLNLTTYGNKITRLPEERKTATVDGIRGYASTNYFIGEGKALYNWYMPKYAGVDPETGVALYWKDVKDANGNVTGEEKTDKYSEATEHLCGTALAPVYGGFGTNLTWKGLDVSVNFTYQIGGKVYDSTYASAMKLDNGHIFHADMLNAWSEDNKGSNIPRIQFNDTYTASQSDRFLTNASYLTLQDFTIGYSLPKQLIQSIGLTKVRLYVQGNNLWLWSKRQGLDPRQSISGETTAAYYSPIRTISGGVSVSF; this is translated from the coding sequence ATGGAAAAAAGACTCATGACGTTTATTGCCTGCCTCTTCCTTAGTTTAGGAATGGCGTTGGCGCAAACTCAAGTTTCCGGTAAAGTAACCTCTGCAGAGGATGGTGAACCAGTCATTGGTGCATCTATCAAAGTAGTGGGTACAAAGACCGGTGCGGTTACCGACATTGAAGGTAACTTCTCATTAACCGCTCCAGAAGGAGCCAAACTGGAGATTTCATATATTGGTATGAACTCTCAAACTGTTAAGGCTGGATCTAACATGAAAATTGTTATGAATCCAGACAACAAGGCTTTGGATGAAGTCATTGTTGTAGCTTATGGTACTGCAAAGAAGAGTGCCTTTACAGGTTCAGCAGCAGTCATGAAAACAGAAGATATTGCTAAGGTTGCAGACTCAAACCCAGTTCAGGCTTTGACAGGTAAAGTTTCTGGTGTACAGATTAACACGCAAACTGGTCAGCCAGGTGTTGAAAATTTCAAAATCCGTATTCGAGGTATCAGTTCAATCAATGCTGGTAGCACCCCATTGGTTATTGTCGATGGTTCTCCTTGGGATGGAGACATGAATGATATCAACCCTAACGATATTGCTTCTATGACAGTATTGAAGGATGCTGCTTCTGCCGCTCTTTATGGTGCTCGTGGTGCCAATGGTGTAGTCATCATCACAACAAAGACTGGCAAGGAAGGTTCTTCATCAATCACCGTAGATGCAAAGTGGGGTTCAAACTCACGTGCTACACAGGATTACAAATATGTCAAGAGCCCTGCTAAATATTATGAGACTTGGTACAAGGGCCTTTACAATTACGCAAAGGCACAAGGTATGGGCAACGAGTCTGCTGTAGCATGGGCAAACGAGAATCTTTGCTCTGATAGCGATTACGGATTGGGTTACAACGTATATACCGTACCAGACGGTCAATATCTGATTGGCTCTAATGGTAGAATCAACCCTAACGCTACACTAGGTCGTGTTTATAACTACAAAGGCCAGGACTTCATGATTACTCCAGATGACTGGACAGATGCTACATATCAGAACAGTTTGCGCCAGGAGTATGCAATCACTGCAACAGGAAGCACAGATAAATCTTCTTTTTATGGTTCTGCCAACTATTTGAGCAATGATGGTATCACAAAAGCTTCTAATTACAAGCGTTTTACAGGTCGTTTGAAGGCAGACTTTCAGTTGCGCCCATGGTTGAAGATGGGTGGTAACTTCAGCTACTCACATGCCAACACCAACTATCTCAGTACAGATGATGATGGAGCAGCAGGTTCATCAGGCAACGTGTTTGCCTTAACAACTGTAGCTCCAATTTATCCTCTGTATGTACGCGATGGCAAAGGTAATATCCTCTACAACTCGGAGGCTAAGCTTAATGTATACGACTATGGAGATGGAGAAGTTAATGGAATGATTCGTCCATATATTTCACAGGCAAACCCATTAAGTTCCAACCAACTTGACACTCATAATCAGGAGAGCAACACATTTAATGCTGTAGGTTTCGCAGAGATTCGCTTCTTGAACGATTTCAAGTTCACATCTACAAATAGCGTAATGGACTCTGAGGCTCGTTCAACATTAACAACCAACCCTTATTATGGTCAGTATGCAGCATCAAATGGTCAGGTAACAAAGGCTCATACACGTAGATGGTCTTACAACTATCAGCAGTTGCTGGATTGGCATCATGCATTTGACAAGCATGATGTTGACATCATGTTGGGTCATGAGTATTATCGTACTCGTTATCAGTCTCTCGATGCATACAAAACCAACATGTATTCATTCGATATTCCAGAACTTTCAGCAGCAGTGAATGCCGGTTCTGCAGACTCTTATTCAGATGACTATAATACGGAAGGTTGGTTTGGTCGTGTACAATACAACTATGCAGAAAAGTACTTCGGTTCTGTATCTTACCGTCGTGACGCCTCTTCACGTTTTGCACCAGAGAACCGTTGGGGTAATTTCTGGTCATTCGGTGCAGCATGGTTAATTTCTAAGGAAAAATTCTTCAATGTATCTTGGATAGATGAGTTGAAATTAAAGGCTTCCTATGGCGAGCAGGGTAATGACAACATCCAAGACCCAATCTATGGATGGGATCGCTACCTCTACCAGAATACTTATGATGTTGTGAACTCTAATGGCCAACCATCATTGGTTCCTAAGACTATGGGTAATAGAGATATCACATGGGAAAAGGGTGGCAACTTCAATGCCGGTATCGACTTCAGTTTGTTCAGAAGTCGTTTGACTGGTAGTATTGAGTACTTCTATCGTAAGACTACAGATATGTTATTCTACTTCCCATTACCAACTTCTTTTGGTTATGGTGGTTATTATGCAAACATTGGTGATATGCGCAACTCAGGTTTTGAGTTCACTTTTGATGGAGCTATCATCAAGACCAAGGACTTGACATGGGGAATCAACTTGAACCTTACCACTTACGGCAACAAGATTACCCGTTTGCCTGAAGAACGTAAGACAGCAACCGTTGATGGTATTAGAGGTTATGCTTCTACCAACTATTTTATCGGTGAAGGCAAGGCACTTTACAACTGGTATATGCCAAAGTATGCAGGCGTGGATCCCGAAACAGGAGTAGCTCTTTACTGGAAAGACGTAAAGGATGCTAATGGAAACGTAACAGGCGAAGAAAAAACCGACAAGTACTCCGAAGCTACAGAGCACCTTTGTGGTACTGCCCTTGCTCCTGTATATGGAGGTTTCGGAACAAACTTAACCTGGAAGGGACTTGATGTGTCAGTAAACTTTACCTATCAGATTGGTGGTAAGGTATATGATAGTACATACGCATCAGCTATGAAACTTGACAATGGTCATATTTTCCACGCTGATATGCTGAATGCTTGGAGCGAAGACAATAAAGGCTCTAATATTCCACGTATCCAGTTCAACGACACATACACAGCGTCACAGTCTGATCGTTTCTTGACAAATGCATCATATTTGACACTTCAGGACTTCACTATTGGTTATTCTTTGCCAAAGCAGTTGATTCAGAGTATCGGTCTTACTAAAGTTCGTCTTTACGTACAAGGCAACAATCTCTGGTTGTGGTCAAAGCGTCAGGGTCTTGACCCACGTCAGTCTATCTCAGGTGAAACAACTGCTGCATATTATTCACCAATCCGCACTATCTCTGGTGGTGTATCAGTTTCATTCTAA